The Daphnia pulex isolate KAP4 chromosome 7, ASM2113471v1 genome includes the window ACACAGCCGTCGAATAATTTAGGCGGGCCCCCATTTTGTTCTACACGTCTATCAATTAAACGTATGGTATTGAGTACAACTCATTTAACTATTTTCCCATTATCAGAGATCAATAAATTGCTTAATCAACTGCATTCTTATTACACTTGTATAAGAGCTCGCCagttttgtgttgttgatgCATTCCCCTTTAAGCTCTGGTGCCAACAACAGCCAAAATGAGTTTTCAGTGGAGCCTTCAGCCCATGATAAAGTGGATGCACTGCATCGGCGTTTACTTGGAGTCACCtggaaaaaacaattcttctGGGTTTCGTTTATTTGTTACTGCTTATGGTTTCATCCTCTTTTTTGTTAACATCTTAAGTAACGGAATGATGGCTGCCAAGTTCTTACAGGGTTTTGAAAATATCTCCCATCAAACAACTTCTTCTGTTCTTTGGAATGCTGTCGTCTCTCAAACGAATTATATCTTGGTGACTATCGGCTGTCAGTTAAGTTTGATTTCTGGCGCTGTCTCCACATGGCCCGGTATGATTCACATTCTCcgtgaaatggaaaaagaacgtTACTTTGCTGTAAAAGATTTCCATCATTTCCGTCGCATTTACCTGTCAGGACTCGGTTTTCTTATCGCGGTAACATcagttgatttaattttaagcatataatgaaataaaagtttaacTAATGATTTCTTGTTAAAGGTTATCCTTGCCATCCTTGGAATTGCTGTGACTATTATTATGTCAACGCAAAATCTAACAAAAGTGGacaaactttttcaaatttgctttacatttcttttaatattcgTGTTCAGTGGCGGAGCTTTGTTTTCTTGCTTTGGGTGGATGGTGGCCAGTATGCTGACGATCCTAGCTGAACGTGTCGTGGAGCAAAGTAACTCTAATTGCAGTGATTGGGAAAAGATGTTTGTTAGATGGAGACATCtatacttgaagatttcgcgGCTAGTGGACAAGATGAATGAATGTtatggttttcttcttctgtttttaattACAAGTAGTTTCGTCGTGACGATTAATTCTTCATTcataatttgtaaattgttcgagcgagctttagctcgcgatgagcaatttggattgttgggggaatggagtgaagacattgactgtgtgcgacctctatatttcagctgcttctcagcaaacaaaagaacaacaaaaacgggggataggtgagagatggcgctcaggtgggcggacctttcccttagacacatcagaattggaagcaaaaacaaactgtggatctggcttaacggaaaatgtgtaaggtgatccatggttcaaatggcctatttgttgttgatgttctgatcgcctttattggcgggattgggtgagccacggtcgaaattggatctgcggctatcattgttgtatctagcaaaaagatagaaggaaagaggaattAGTGGGCCGTCAATAATCGGATGCTGCAcctaattcaagttaaataacataatgataacgggaatgaagtgggcgggatgggtggttagaagacagtcaatgtcttcactccattcccccaacaatccaaattgctcatcgcgagctaaagctcgctcgaacaatttacaaattgtcggtaaattcgttcgacattgactgtgtcttTAAAGCAAGATATAATCAGATATAATAAGATATAAGATGAGACCCCCTGATGGTCGACAGTTACCAACGCCTGATTGAAAATTGGAGCTCGTGGGAGCCCTGCTGGACTGTGTAACATGGATGCGCCACCAAATCGGCATTTCGTCTAAAAGGGCGTCAATACTCTTTCATACGAATAGTTGTCGAAGGGTTCCTTCCCACCGTGCTGCAGCTCTTGCtggaatgaaaattaacaaggaaaGCTAATACCTCCTTGACGCCAGACAACAGAGAGTTGTGGTTCCGTTGCTTACACCAACTGCTCCCAGCGACCTCAGCGGACTGGTATGCAGGGTGCGTATTCGATCGAATTGCTCCCAGTATGAGCTCGATAATTTCCTTCGGAAAGGTTCGTTCTTCCAGACAACTCCGGAGAACCACCGAGCGATAAAACAGATGGATTCGTTCCTGTCAATGGATGACCCTCCCCCAACGGGGAGATCAGCCTACTTGGATGggaagagaaggagcggaATTTCCGTTGCTAGCTCTATCAGGGACGGGAGGTCAGTGGTGTTGCTAGGGCAATCTCGGCTAGTTTCCTAGTCCTTATTCGTTTCATActgcccccctcccttcttaAAAAGGATGCATCCGACGCCCTGGACAAATCCGTCGTCGGGAAAAATGAGCGGACGGCCAGATGTAAAATCTGCCTTTGAAACCAACCAAGAAGGACTTCTACGAGCCTCTTGTAAACGTGCCGAAAGCGTAAATTGCTCTCTTGACCTGATCAGATGACCATCCGGTTTGGAATCTAAGGGGATCCGAAGAGCACGGAAGTGTGCTGGGGCAATGCTATACCCGTGCGCCGAGATTAAAATCTCATCCCAATAAAGTTCGAGGCGAAGGTCGTTCTTCCGCAGGAAGGTTACCACTCCCCTTACTAGTCTGGTGAACGCCCATCACATTGAGTTTAAAACGAAGGAGGGGGGGCacgaattcgaagaaaaacgcccccatttaaactgaaggaatttcaaaaggccttcaaaaataggaaaaaattgagACCGACAAGTATGAGTCAATCAAGTTCAGCTTGGTGAGCCAACCCGCTCCCAAATAATTGGACGGGATcacaaatagaatttagttGTAGATATGGGGCCACCGTTGATAAATTCCACCGATCGAAAGCCGGTcttgacaatttaacataaaaacgcgctatgcgtccaagagaaaaaacccataaaaggaaaggagaatagattggacataccgagatcctttaaaattggaatagcGACCGCCTGAAGATGAAGGGGGGTGGCTGAAATCGCGATTCGATTGGCGTTGATCATGACCACCTTTAGATCCGGGCGCGCGAGGGGCTCCCGCGTTTTCGAGAGCGTTCAGAGTTTTCACTTGCTCGACCAGGGCCTGGGTGAACTTCGGACCGAAGAGGTGTTCTCCACCCGTTGGCAGGACAGCTTTGTCGTCTAGCAGTCCAATATTCTGCGGGTAGATTTGGGCCAGAATGTTGCGGCGTCGCGCGTTCGTGATGTCGTGGTACACCACCGCCCAGAGCTTCAGAGCTGTTTTGACCGCCTTGGCGTCGGctcgggatttcttctttttcttgagccgACTTGCTAGAAACATGATGGGCTTGACTAAGTCAAGGATCTTGAAGGTTTGGTTTCTGTAGATTTTCTCGATTGGGTCGATGTTGACCTTGGCTGCCGAAGATGACTTAACTGCCTTCAGCCGGATGTAGAATGCATCATCTAGATTGGGGTTGATCAGCAGGTCGGCGTTCTTCTTTAGCTTGGGTCTAAAGGCCTCTCTAGCACTTTTCGCTCGAGTGTCATCTAAACCCGATACGACCCAGTCGGCCAAACTAGCTGACTTTTCACTTgagagacgaaatttctttacgcctcctcttcttgatgagtcggagcctgaactactagaatttgagctagaatcgcttgactgttcgggatccgacatgatgtttgcacaacgagagcgaaaagagatctgatgtgtctaagggaaaggtccgcccacctgagcgccatctctcacctatcccccgtttttgttgttcttttgtttgctgagaagcagctgaaatatagaggtcgcacacagtcaatgtcgaacgaatttaccgacaatcATGCGTGACGTCAACGATGAGGGCATCGACTACAATTGCGTCATCCATTCATTCTTTTTGATTATCCAATTTTCACACTTTGCTGTTTTGGCTTACGTTCCCCATCGCATCCGAGAATCAGTAAGTTTTTACATTAGTAACTAACTAACTTGGTTCTAACAGTTTTTAATTACGTTAATCAAGGCAATCTATTTGAGTAAACAATTACGAGAACTTAAAATCGGTAATGAGGCGAGGCAAAACAAGGTAATCTTAACAGAATTTGATTTATGTAACCTTTATTTCTTACTAATTAATATCGTAGgtgaatttctttattttggaCGTGTTGAATTCGCTACCTCAAATCACGGCACTCGGCTTATTTGATGTTAATCTTCGCCTGGCCCCAACAGTAAGTCATTAAAcgtgaaatttgaatatgttATGTAACAGCccgatatttgtttttcactaGATAGTTGGAACAACCTTGACGTATTTGGTCATTTTGTGCCAACTGCATTATTCCGCGAAATAAAAGACCTGGGGCGGAATTGGAGGTGGGgcttaaaagaaaatcaagatgGCCGCCCTAGTTTGCGAACCCAtccccctccttttctttgtcaGTGATTCCTCCCCTTTCCTTTTGGTGGGATTTTTGCAGTGCAGTACTTATCTTTCTTGTGGCAACAtgcgtttcttttcttgtgatTCAATTAAATGTTACCACTGTGTATTATTATGAGTGAACACTGAAGCTATAAGAATTAGCTTTGCTGAAATGGAAACATTTTTGGTTTAACCTTCAAATTGAACATTTGTGTGATCAGAATGTGTTGCTTAGAACATCACTCATAGTCATACTCACACAGCATGCGTGGATTCGGTAAGTCGTCATTTGGCTTTGgtctttctttgtttgtttgctatCCCTGCAAGCTGATACAAGTgcgatttattttatttggt containing:
- the LOC124198185 gene encoding gustatory and odorant receptor 24-like, producing the protein MSFQWSLQPMIKWMHCIGVYLESPGKNNSSGFRLFVTAYGFILFFVNILSNGMMAAKFLQGFENISHQTTSSVLWNAVVSQTNYILVTIGCQLSLISGAVSTWPGMIHILREMEKERYFAVKDFHHFRRIYLSGLGFLIAVILAILGIAVTIIMSTQNLTKVDKLFQICFTFLLIFVFSGGALFSCFGWMVASMLTILAERVVEQSNSNCSDWEKMFVRWRHLYLKISRLVDKMNECYGFLLLFLITSSFVVTINSSFIIMRDVNDEGIDYNCVIHSFFLIIQFSHFAVLAYVPHRIRESAIYLSKQLRELKIGNEARQNKVNFFILDVLNSLPQITALGLFDVNLRLAPTIVGTTLTYLVILCQLHYSAK
- the LOC124198187 gene encoding uncharacterized protein LOC124198187, translated to MSDPEQSSDSSSNSSSSGSDSSRRGGVKKFRLSSEKSASLADWVVSGLDDTRAKSAREAFRPKLKKNADLLINPNLDDAFYIRLKAVKSSSAAKVNIDPIEKIYRNQTFKILDLVKPIMFLASRLKKKKKSRADAKAVKTALKLWAVVYHDITNARRRNILAQIYPQNIGLLDDKAVLPTGGEHLFGPKFTQALVEQVKTLNALENAGAPRAPGSKGGHDQRQSNRDFSHPPSSSGGRYSNFKGSRYNNDSRRSNFDRGSPNPANKGDQNINNK